The uncultured Fibrobacter sp. nucleotide sequence AACAGAAATCATTTGAGTGGACACTCCGCGCTGGGCCTTGACCTGAACAACATAATAGGTGCCGGGTTTCAAGCAAGACTTATCAAGATTTTTTGTTTTCGCGACGAGAGTTCCATCTAGGGAATACACCCGAAACGACTCAGCCGAATTTTTCAAGCGGGTAGCCCCAACACGCGCACCGCCATAAATCGAGGAAGTCTTGCGAAAGCCGGAATTCGCCTTGGACACGCGGGCGGCATCAAAGAAACGAACCATTTTGTACAAATTTTCATCCGAGTACATCACGCTTTCGCCATGGACGCCATCGGGGACTAGAACAAGTTCTGCCACTACGTTGTGAATCCGAAGGGAATCATAAAGTTCCTCGCTTTGTTCCTTATTCACCACCGGGTCTGCCGTTCCATGGAATAAAATGACGGGTGGATCGTCTTCGCTGGCATAGTACGGAGAACTCGCCACAAGATATTTGTCCTTGTTGCCTTCGCGTTCGGCTCCGATGAAAGCTCCTTCGAAGGTACCGTTCACACCGCCAATGGGATTCATGGTATAGATGTCGGTCGGGGGAGACCAAAGCGACGCCGCATCGATGCAACTGCTGAACGAGGTAAACTTGCCGAGGTTCCCCACCAAATCGACCGTCACCGTACCGGCCCTTCCCTCGGTCAGGCCGCAAGTTGTCGCCACCAAACTTGAAAGGTGCCCACCCGACGAAAATCCAGACATGGCCACAAACGAAGTGTCTATCTTGAATCTCGCCGCGTTAGCGCGAATAAAGCGCACTGCGGCCTTGAGGTCGTGCAACTGCGCCGGATAAATGGCATCGCTTGAAGCTCGATGATTCAGCGTCACTACGGCATAGCCCGCATTAAGAAGCGTGGCACATATCGTATGCAAATCGGTAAATTCCTTCATGTTGTTGAGGCCCCAGGCGCTACCGTAAGTGTGCAACACGACAGGGTACGAGTCTTTAATTTGTTTTGGAAGATAGACGTCCAGCATGTGG carries:
- a CDS encoding alpha/beta hydrolase, with amino-acid sequence MKWFFAVLCLLLAVSAFAQNFSGNQTVTGKLEYSAKFSDVDYVGDGMVYHMLDVYLPKQIKDSYPVVLHTYGSAWGLNNMKEFTDLHTICATLLNAGYAVVTLNHRASSDAIYPAQLHDLKAAVRFIRANAARFKIDTSFVAMSGFSSGGHLSSLVATTCGLTEGRAGTVTVDLVGNLGKFTSFSSCIDAASLWSPPTDIYTMNPIGGVNGTFEGAFIGAEREGNKDKYLVASSPYYASEDDPPVILFHGTADPVVNKEQSEELYDSLRIHNVVAELVLVPDGVHGESVMYSDENLYKMVRFFDAARVSKANSGFRKTSSIYGGARVGATRLKNSAESFRVYSLDGTLVAKTKNLDKSCLKPGTYYVVQVKAQRGVSTQMISV